The genomic window CTAATCCAGGAAGAAATGTTCTAGATTACTGAATTGAGGATACCATGAATATTGTTactgtaatttcttttcttttctttttgttgttgttttcttcttgtgttttttttttgttattgtaattTTAAGAATTAAACAATGTTTATAAAAGGTTTTAGTGCTGAAAGTTTCTAGACATGtacaaatatttaatatacttTTCCCTCTCACATTAGGAGGAAAGATACATTCTATAAGATGTATAGAGCTAAAATGAAAGTGAACATGACTTTCAGGGCAGTTGACAAAGGAACTCAGAAATTAGCAATTTTTAGATGAACTTTTAGCCTTGGAGCTGTTTTggtagtctgttttttttttttttttttaattaataaaataaaatttcaattctcattttcttttgagaAAGAAATATGGTTGGTggtattttccccagtttttttttttttttttttaattttttattttattttataattataacattttttgacagtacatatgcatgggtaattttttacaacattatcccttgcacttacttctattcagattttttcccttcctcccccaaccccctccccctgatggcaagcagtcttatatatgttaaatatattacagtataatttagatacaatatatgtgtgtagaaccgaattttttgttgcacaggaagaattggattcagaaggtaaaaataacagtttacattcatttcccagtccttttctggatgtagctggttctgtccatcattaatcaattggaattggattagctcttctctatgttgaagaaatccacttccatcagcatacatcctcgtatagtatcattgttgaagtgtataatgatcttctggttctgctcgtttcactcagcatcagttgatttaagtctctccaagcctctctgtatttctcctgttggtcatttcttatagaacagtaatattccataacattcatataccatagtttacccaaccattctccaattgatggacatccattcatcttccagcttctagccactatgaaaagggctgccacaaacattttggcacatacaggaccctttcccttctctagtagttccttggggtataagcccagtagtagtatggctgggtcaaagggtatgcacattttgataactttttgggcataattccagattgctctccagaatggttggattctttcacaactccttttccccagtttttgaaaaaatatttttatttaaaattttgagttctaaattatattcctccctttcctcctctctttgcGATAATAAGCAATCAGAAATAGGTTATAtagtgcaattatgtaaaatatttctacattagtcattttgtgtaagaatatttcaataaaaatggaagtaaaatgtGTTAAAACAGCATACTTTAGTCTATATTTAGCAATCTGTTTTCAGGGAGAAAACACAAGGCAAAGGAAGCCACTAAAATCTCAAGGTCTAAGTGGAATAGATAAGCACATGTTCTTATTAGAATTACTGCAAGAGGCAAAAATACTTCCCTCCTTTAATTCTTGGAAGCTATAGCACATGTCTGTATAATTTCCAAGCCATGTATTCAAAAGAGGTGGAAACAGAAATTTCATTCTCTTTATCTGTTATCTGGTCAGATCTTGCTGCTCTATGgccaatcttctttttctttcttttttaaaattaaagctttttatttttaaaacacatgcatggacaatttttcaacattgacccttgcaaaacattatgTTCTCAattttcattacaagatcattggaactggcctcaatcatctcattgttgaaaagagtcacatccatcagaattgatcattctataatcttgttgctgtgcacaattatctcctgatcctgctcaacatcagttcatgtaagtctctccaggtctctctgaaatcatcctgctggtcatttcttacagaacaataatattccataacattcatatatcacaatttattcagccattctccaactgatgggcatccactcattttctaatttcttgtcTATGGCCaagcaattttcttttctcactttcatTCTAGCAAAAATATGTATAACCAGAGCCAAACACATTGTTCCATGAGATAgttatttatctgtctgtctgtctatttatctatctgtctatctacatatgtatatacacacatacatagatgtTCATTTAGGAGATAtgctatgtgtatatacattatcTCCCCAATATCTCCTAAATGAACATCATCTGGATAGAGGCATTCTCCCTTAAAGACTTATTTATCTGTGTGAGTGGTTAAGGCCAAACTATGGAATGACTTTTTACTCTGCTAAATTCCTGTGGCAATTGTATTAAAGCAGCAGGTACAAATTCCAGCTTGAAATACaatcatatattttgaattcctCTGGATGCTTGTGAGCAAGATGATAATAAGTTCCTTGTGGATAGGAGAGGCTATCTTACATCTTTCAGTTTATCTTTAAAGTGGTTGAGGTTTGTGCTGAAGTAGCTGTCAAGAAAATTCACTGTTCAAAAAAGTGATTTTGATTTCACTGAGTTATAGTCTTGGATGAATCATGTATACATGATTCTCCTAATAGATTATACATTTCTTGAAGGGAGAGAATGAGATTAGTATACAACTTAAAACAGGTCTTGAAATTTGGGAAAGATGATGAGTggaggaatgtgtgtgtgtgtgtgtgtgtgtgtgtgtgtgtgtgtgtgtgtgtgtgtgacagatgATGCCATATATAAAGGCAAGGAGGCAGGacagattttgaaataaaatttagctGAGGCATAATATATAAAAGGGAATTGTGAAATTTGCTTGGAAAGGTATATTGCAGCCAGAGAGTAGGAGATCTTAAGTTCTAAGATGAGGAATTTTATTCTGTATTTCATTACAAAgtgaaaaatcaatgaaaaatgagaaaaatgatcgggtattaaaatatttagaatcCAATTGAAGGAGACAATGGCAAATATCATCAACACAACTTCTTTAGAAGGAAATAATAAGTTTAATTGATTTTTGAGGTTCCAATAGAACTTCCAAGTGTAAGAATCCTGCATGTAGCTAGAAATGGATAAAGATAAAGgctggaaagggaaatgaaaatcaTTCAGATAGAGATGAAGTCATGGTGACTGAAGCCAGTCTGTGAAATCTTTCTCCCCTCACTCAGGTTCTAACTAGTTTGAAGTCATTTTTATGCCACTTTTGTTCTTGTATGAAGCATCTTTGCTTAAGAcctttatgtattttatacttTCTAAAAAATTTCAATGGGTCTGGCCAGGGAGGCAGCTCTCCAGCATACTCCATCCCCGACCACGTATCTGTTTAGTCCTTAAGCCATAGATGAGAGGATTCAGAGTGGGAGGGATAACCAGATAGAAGTCAGCTAACAGGACTTGGACAGGCAGGGGAACCAACTCCTGTCCAAACCAGGCCACATAGATGGAAACCATGCCTGGTAGATAATAGAGGGCCATAACTCCAACATGGGAACCACATGTGCTTAATGCTTTGAGCTGGGCATCCCGGCAGGAGAGACGGAACACAGCCTGAAGGATCAGGCTATAGGAGGTAGCAATGAAGATCACATCAATGCCTACAATGATTGAGGAACCAATCAGGCTATAGAGGTTGCTTGGCATGTGGTCAGCGCATCCCAGCTTGGCCACAGCCATGTGTTCACAGTATGAATGAGGAACCATCAGAGAGCCACAGAAGGGTAGGTGGCTCACCATCCAGCTCAGAGGTGTCATGAATGTGGCAGCTCTAAGGATAATTGCCACACCAATTCCTATCATTGTTCGTTGTGTAAGGATGGTCTGATAGTGCAAGGGTCTGCAGATGGCCACATACCGGTCAAAGGCCATAGCCAATAAAAGTCCTGTTTCCACAGCTGTGGCTGCGTGAACAATATACATTTGAGTGAAGCAGGCAGCGAAGCCAATAATTCCATCACCTGACCAGAAGATGTTTAGCATCTTTGGGACCACAGAGGTTGCCATAACAATGTCCACAATAGCCAGGATACACAGGAAGTAGTACATAGGCTCATGCAAGGCTGGATCAACCCAGATCACTGTCAGAATGAGGCTGTTGCCTACTAACGTCACAGCATACATGGTGCCTAGTGGTGCCAGCAACCAGAGATGAGTCACTTCTAAACCAGGGATGCCCATGAGGACAAATGTAGCAGGTGATGTATGATTGAATGGCAATTCTGGCATCTGATGGGAACCTCCTTTCCTGTGAAAACAGCAAAAATGTCACAAGAAAAGCTTGCCTGGTTCTTCTAGCCCTCAAGTCTGTTGGGCTatatttttcatccttttaaaaaataatcattgaagAAAGGAAAGTTATTAGGAGGAGCCATAATGAGGTCACTTGTAAGGTCCTTGACTTCATTCTGTATACCacattgaaaacaattttttaatatagataagaaaattgaccCTAAACAGTAGTCAGGTATTCAGGAATCATGATAACCCTAATTATGTCTTATGTTTACATAATGCTTTTCCACAACTTTGTGTCATAGATAGTGCTAACATTAATTTTTCTGAGTGTTCCTTTTCTATTAAAGAGAGATGACTCACTCGTGGTCACACACAGGCAATAAATtgcaatagaatgtaagttcttgtTCCCAAATCTTATACTCCCCCCACTCTACTGTGCTGTTTTTCTGTCATATCCCGGGAAATACTATACTCCAGCTTTGTGAGTATTAACTGTTCTTAGTATTATTGTGCTTCAGATGATACTCAGTAATCCATGAGTTTATAGCTTTTCCACTAATTCTAATTGTTTCCACTAACCTCAGGAAAATCAGTAATAGTGATCTTCATTATGGTGACATCATAGCCTTATTCCCTTCTTTATTCATGCTGGGCTCACCTAagaagtctttttcttttctttccctagttTTGTTTTGCCTTAGTTTGCCATTGCTTCTAGCTACTGAAGAAATGaagtcttttgaatttttttctatacaaTTATTTAATTCAGGGCAATTTTTGTGTAGGAAAATGTTTCTCATGTCCAAAATTACTCAGAAAGGTCTGTTAAGTTCTCCATTTTAGACAACTGTTAAGGTTTTTTGACTTATAGATGGTCTATAGAgagtttgtttacattttaatcaGATTGACTTTCTCTATGTGGACCCAACTTCACCTCCCATCTCTTCTCCTTTATATTAGTTGTCCTTCATCTCTAGAATAcattcttttttccacttttacctcatgttctctctctctttctctctcttttaagatgTACTTCTCTATGAAGTCTTTCTAGATCCTGACCTTTCCTCCTTAACtactatttattctctttcagaTTTGAAGATTTAAGTTTTAAGAGAACTAACTTTCTCTGAAAAAGTAGAAAGCTACATCAGCATGTAAGGGAGTTAAAGGAACAGGTCTGGAAAGTTTTCAGATCACAAAACTATTTCAGTAAAACAAGAGTATCTGAGAAGCTGTTTCATTAAGCAAAAGAGTAGAGAAGTCTAGAGAAGGAATAGTTCTATTCAGCACATGACCCATGGTAATTGTTGCCCAAAGAGAATAAGGACATTGTGGCTTGCAGTTCATTGCTGAATGGCCTGGCATATGGGTTTCTCAGCTCTTTTGTCACTGTCACTAGTAGGTTAATGTAAATTTATGCCTGTATCAGATACTGTATAAATTATGAGATTGTGATCCAGGTTTATGGGATATATCATTAGGTGGTTATTTATGCTTTGCTTTTTGTTTACTAAATATTTCATGATTAAGAGTTAACATCTACTTTGCTGATTTGTTTTAATGGGAAACACACTGTTTAGGAATGAAGATTCTAGATATAGTTATGGGATATTAACTCTCCTCACTAGGATTGTTTCTAGGATGCCCGCTTTTTGAGAGCCACTTAGGCATGCACTGTGTTTCCATGTCATATATTCTAGCCCCAGCCTAGATATAAAGGAATGTCATTTTTAACCATATGTATATTTAAGTGTTTGTCTTCTCTAATTCAAATAATCTCTACTTTCAAGAAGCTCatgttcttttattatttatatatcctcTGAGACTGGCGAATAAaaggcacttaatatttgttgagtaGGTTGGAGATTTGACTAGATAACCTTTCAAATGATTATCTGTTAATGGAGAGTTAACTTTTTATAAAGGCAgtctattcatttaaaaaagcattttgctAAAATCCAGGCATATTATGTGTAGGACTTTCTTTAATCTTTTAGTTTACTAACTCTTTTAACATCATCCTAACTTCTCCCTCTCCAAAAGAACTCTTGTGATAATATAATGAACAAGGAAACTTTTTACAGAAGATTTCAATTAGAACTCCAGACCATCTAACTCCCTCTAATAGCTTCAACTCACCAGGcatagataaaatatattccaaaaagTGTGAAtgtgatgggttttttttttttttttttttttttggaaaaatggtTTCATGATACTGGAGTATGGAAAATATCCTGAATTTTGAAGTAAGTACCAGTGATCTTTGCTTCCATTCTTGGCAAGATTCTAGCATAAATGGCTTTTGAGTGTATAGAAAGGAAAGCATAGTAAATAATAGCCAACATGGGTTCATTAAGGATAAATCATGGCCAAATTTAGCtgttgaagtcaagaagacctgagttagaatcctttctcagacacttgcttgctgtatgatcctggacaaatcaagCCACAACCACatctctcagtctcaatttcctcatctgtaaaatggagataataatagtgcttACCTTATGGAGTTGTtgagaatcaaatgtgataaAAATGCAATGTCATACTAGATtaactgaatttattttctttcttttcttctttctttccttcctctctctctccttctctgcctatacctttccctttccctctccctcttcttctccctctccttccccacctctctctttcatatgagaatattatagtcaaagGCTTTTCCTGAAAGCAAGCTGGGATAGCTTTATTATCAACAGTGTTATTATTTACCCAAAAGAATTTTTTATCTGGCTTTTCTACAATTTAGCTATAAGAATTAAAGGACTATCTCACAAGATGACACTGAGGTCATGAACAATGAGGATATGTCACAAAAGATAGAGCTATATAACAAATACCTAGAGACctgtgacaaaaactgctgaggcTTCTACTACCTCTGAAGAGATCAGCAGGGGTATTAGAAGATAAGATGGTGTGGGTTGGAGGAGGTGATTCTTAGGGAGCAGATATGCTATTGTGGTTCTCAGAGGGCCATAAAGGGCCCCCAAGGACTCCAGTGATGGGTGCCCAACTTCTTAAAAGAGAGGGATTGTATCCCTAAACCAAGGAtatgcaaagaaaataatttagctACCTTTAGCAAAGTATAGAGATGAGGCACTCATTGGTCTAGGGAATGAAGATGGTATTGGCTTCCACTGACCAGACACTTCTGaacaatgtgattttcctaaGACATCAAAAATGCCCCCAAGGCCATTTACATCAGAAGGCAAAGTGGCTTGTCCTTTTCTCCCTCATAATATTCCAGTCtgtaagctttttctttttttccctcttcccaggTCTACCTTATCCTTCTAAAAAGCCCTGTAGGAGCACAATGGCAAAGAGGGTGTACAATGAGATCTACCAGTTCTCCAGGAAGAcaagtctcctctttctctctagaTATCAATGTTTGGGGAAAAATCCTGGCTAGCCTTCCTTAGTTACATCTCTACAAATATTCCACCTCCTATAAGCCtacatataatttcatattatatCTAAATTTATATACTAGGCtggaagaaccaggaaaataattgtttctcAGAGCTTGATTCATTGGGAGAATAGTTTACTTGgtatctattgtttttttttctaaaaaacagTTCTATCTAAATGCAATTGTAGTTATAATATTGTTTGAGAGAATTAGGAGTAGAAGATAAATATATAGCACTCAGTGGAAACTCAGGGCTAGGGATTACTTTTTGAGGGATAGAAAAATTACCTCTCAAAGGAATGAACCTATATGTTCAATTCTTACTACACAGTTGTAAAGAGGAGTTCAGAGCCTGACAGTTTTCCTCTGCTGGTTGGGATACTAATATGTTCCAAGAGTTTACTGAGTGACCAAGTTGgtttcattcctccctccctaaatatctccttttttttcttaaaaatggcCTGTTTTTAGAAACCTATATAGCTTAGGAAATCAGGATTAGCATAAAAATCACATAGATAGAAAAGGGACCTTTGAAAAGGACCATTGTCTAATACTCtactaaaaatgaagaaacaagtcTAGAGAAGTGAAGGGCCACAAAACTTTAATCTTGGTTCAATAATTGCCTCTTTTATATATTGACtctgtgacccagggcaagttgttttaatttagcTTCTCGGTTTTATATAGTTGGAGTTAGGTAGCATAGTGAATTGActgctgaatctggagtcagtaagacttatcatcctgagttcaaatgtgccctgAGACACTTCCTAGTTACATAATTCTGGACAAATTCTATGGCTTAGTTTTCTCCTCTAACCATTGAGCCTTTTTATGATGAGGCTGCCATGATCTACTATAGCTCTAAATCCTTCTCAAGTTCAttgtatatcatcatatcatgaTGCAGTAGAAGTTAAATGCCACACTGAGGCATAATTATTTAAGTGCTTTACTTCTATGTTACTAATATTATCTGAGGGAAGTATGAACTAGACTTCACTTTCTCTAGACTTATCTAGTGTAGAATTGTGAATCTAGGAACTTGCTCTGCCTATGATTTGACTGATAATTGTGTTCAAATCTAGGcattatattttaggaaggacataaGCGGGAACACATCTAGAAGAAGGAGACAAGGTTCAAAAACACATGCCCAAGTAAAgtgtgagggagaaaaaataaatagttaaCACTGGAGGATCCCTGGGGATTTTGGTAGACTATAAGCTCATTGTCACTTAATAGTTTGACACTGGTATAATTCCAGAATGAGATCACTTtaaacattccatttttgaaaGGGAGTCTATAGTTtataaattaattgtttttctatGTCAGGGGAGGAAGTTTTCCACACCAATAATTCCCTATTTGCCCTTCATTCCTACCAATAAACTATATGCCTAAAATTATGTTTTCcttaatgtatttattaagcatctattatgttaACTACTAAAATCCTGAATATCtccagcaaaagaaaataaacagacaacaacaacaaaaacaaaaatagcttcCAGTAAACTATgttataatttaagaaatatctatatttctatatgcatatatatagcacttttttatgtgttattatatatatattatatatatatattacacacacacacacacacacacacacacacacacagaaatagtTAAGTTAGGGGAGATACTACTTACAACTTTGGGGATcaggatttttcttgtgtatgaTGTGCCACTTGAACTGGACCAGTGGAGATCATGATTTTGCTGTGCTCCAC from Sminthopsis crassicaudata isolate SCR6 chromosome 3, ASM4859323v1, whole genome shotgun sequence includes these protein-coding regions:
- the LOC141562438 gene encoding olfactory receptor 52I2-like, which gives rise to MPELPFNHTSPATFVLMGIPGLEVTHLWLLAPLGTMYAVTLVGNSLILTVIWVDPALHEPMYYFLCILAIVDIVMATSVVPKMLNIFWSGDGIIGFAACFTQMYIVHAATAVETGLLLAMAFDRYVAICRPLHYQTILTQRTMIGIGVAIILRAATFMTPLSWMVSHLPFCGSLMVPHSYCEHMAVAKLGCADHMPSNLYSLIGSSIIVGIDVIFIATSYSLILQAVFRLSCRDAQLKALSTCGSHVGVMALYYLPGMVSIYVAWFGQELVPLPVQVLLADFYLVIPPTLNPLIYGLRTKQIRGRGWSMLESCLPGQTH